The following proteins are co-located in the Calliphora vicina chromosome 2, idCalVici1.1, whole genome shotgun sequence genome:
- the LOC135950081 gene encoding serine/threonine-protein kinase RIO3 — protein sequence MAANTNPNTTCPWGQIAKPPVESMNFAAIVKNQKLEKDLKVETERENQKLREKQELEEALVRSLEEATKLDDSWDIVDMDEFDANLPPEVLAFLQSEEEELLAQEATALAGCESDAVIAQMLQAQFNKEYNEDLKRIEKAHNKQSKVTVCLDKYRKSYFKDAGEELEDNYVDEDEALRDKRDWDRFDTNERLLEAIPKCGYTVDKEGEMITKHDADLCGVRNACRMMSFPLEFATGDGAGFEMKLSNGVFNQLKTHSRKNLKKNSRMQDRKDNVATAEMGVDGRTRLLLYKLINNQILEQINGIISTGKEAVILHANSDPSFIGDDVDHPQIMPKECAVKIFKTTLNDFKQRDRYIKDDYRFKNRFNVRFSKQNNTVIINMWAEKEMHNLMRLHNAGITCPEVVILKKHVLVMAFIGENNRAAPKLKDAFLTSAEWMAAYDEVVDAMHKLYNEAKLVHADLSEYNILWHDGKCWFIDVAQAVEPQHPSALEFLMRDCNNIITFFSKKGVPGCHTKEALFEHITSLDAETHNVAMLERIHTKGANIQLATAPNQDECPEEFKPLEYPFDLAWEKTIEKKNKVENEVVDAGANAMNVINMECRLQSALNDSLETTSKLQKPIAADSNSYTASD from the exons atGGCTGCCAATACGAACCCTAATACCACATGTCCATGGGGCCAGATTGCCAAACCCCCAGTTGAATCAATGAATTTTGCAGCGATTGTAAAGAATCAAAAACTAGAAAAAGACCTAAAGGTAGAAACGGAAAGGGAAAACCAAAAACTCAGAGAGAAACAAGAACTAGAGGAGGCCTTAGTGCGCAGTTTAGAAGAGGCTACTAAATTGGATGACAGTTGGGACATTGTTGACATGGATGAATTTGATGCCAATTTGCCACCAGAAGTTTTGGCATTTCTACAAAGCGAAGAAGAGGAGTTGTTAGCACAGGAAGCTACAGCTTTAGCTGGTTGCGAATCAGACGCTGTTATAGCTCAAATGCTACAAGCACAATTCAATAAAGAGTACAACGAAGATTTGAAACGCATAGAAAAGGCTCACAATAAACAATCCAAGGTTACAGTATGTTTGGATAAGTACCGCAAGAGCTATTTTAAAGATGCCGGAGAAGAGCTAGAGGATAATTATGTAGATGAAGATGAAGCCTTGCGTGATAAACGTGATTGGGATCGTTTCGATACCAATGAACGTTTACTTGAGGCCATACCAAAATGTGGTTACACTGTCGATAAAGAAGGTGAAATGATTACCAAACATGATGCTGATCTTTGCGGTGTGCGTAATGCTTGCCGAATGATGTCCTTTCCATTGGAGTTTGCTACAGGTGATGGCGCTGGTTTTGAAATGAAGCTATCAAATGGA GTTTTCAATCAACTAAAAACGCATTCACGtaaaaatcttaagaaaaatTCGCGTATGCAAGATCGTAAGGACAATGTGGCCACGGCTGAGATGGGTGTCGATGGTCGTACCCGtttgttgttgtataaattAATCAATAATCAAATATTGGAacaaatcaatggcattatttCTACCGGCAAAGAAGCCGTAATTTTGCATGCCAATTCCGATCCTAGTTTTATTGGAGATGATGTCGATCATCCACAAATAATGCCTAAAGAATGTGcggtgaaaattttcaaaactactTTAAACGATTTCAAACAAAGAGATCGTTATATTAAAGACGATTATCGTTTTAAGAATAGATTCAATGTACGTTTTAGCAAACAAAATAATACGGTTATTATAAATATGTGGGCGGAGAAAGAAATGCATAATTTAATGCGTCTACATAATGCAGGCATAACATGTCCTGAAGTggtcatattaaaaaaacatgtacTTGTAATGGCCTTCATCGGTGAGAACAATAGAGCCGCACCAAAATTGAAAGATGCTTTTTTGACTTCCGCAGAATGGATGGCAGCATATGATGAGGTAGTCGATGCTATGCATAAGTTATACAATGAAGCCAAATTGGTTCATGCTGATTTAAGTGAATACAATATTCTATGGCATGATGGAAAATGCTGGTTTATTGATGTGGCCCAGGCTGTTGAACCCCAACATCCTTcggcattagaatttttaatgAGAGATTGTAATAACATAATTACG tTCTTTAGCAAGAAAGGAGTTCCTGGTTGTCACACTAAGGAGGCATTATTTGAGCACATTACATCTTTGGATGCCGAAACCCATAATGTCGCTATGCTAGAACGCATTCATACTAAGGGTGCCAATATACAATTAGCCACTGCTCCCAATCAAGATGAATGTCCCGAAGAATTTAAACCGTTGGAATATCCCTTTGATTTGGCTTGGGAAAAAaccattgaaaagaaaaataaagttgaAAATGAAGTTGTTGATGCTGGAGCGAATGCCATGAATGTCATTAATATGGAGTGTCGTTTGCAATCAGCTTTAAACGATTCTCTTGAAACGACTTCAAAGCTACAAAAGCCAATTGCTGCTGATTCTAACTCTTATACTGCCTCAGACtaa